TCATCTCTTGATGAACCCCAAAATAGAGATCATCCTCTTTCTCTAAGTCACGACTCCGCCCATGGGCTTGGGCTTCCAACTCAGCAATTTGTTCATTGAGAAAGGCGCAGGCTTCTTTAACATAGTGAATATAGTGAGTGTCGCAGAGTCCGCATTCACTGCACAGTGCTTTCGCTGGACGAGGCTTACCAGGTGTGAGTCCTTTCGCTTTTTGATGGGGAGCAACAATCGTCATTATCTATGCTTATTCATTACCAATTGAGACTACTTTTCTTAGGATAATTCACAGAGGCTTCCCTAGACTAGGATACTGCATTTCCCTTAACAATTGAATCTTATTGATTGATAAGATAGTAATTTAATAATGACAACAAATTTCTCAGGATGAGTAACTTACTCCGACCTTTATTTTTAGTAGTGATCGCAATTGCAATGAGTAGTTGCACAGTAGGAAGAAGCCAAGAATGTGCCAAAATTATTACCCTAGCTAATGAAACCGTTGATGAAACCAAAACTATCACTGATGGTCAAGAAACCACTGATCCTGAAGCCGCTTTATTAGCTTCAGATACCATGGAATTAGCGGCTAAAGAAATGGCAGATTTAAACATTAGTGATCCGCAGTTACAAACCTATCAAAATCAATTTATCCAAATGTATGAAGAGACAGCAGAAGCAACTCGCTCGTTTGTTCAAGCGTATAATAATCAAGAAATGAGTGAGCTAGAACTGGCTAGAGAAGAAGTTAAAAAAGCAACGGTTATTGACCAAGAATTAGTGACAAAAATTAATGATTATTGCTTAGAATGAAGAGGAGAGATTGTCGAGAAAATAGAAAGAATGAAAGTACAAGCAACCGATAAAACAACGTTAACTTGGAATGGGGATACCCTTGCTGTCGGCTTATTTGTCGGTGGCGTAACCGTTACAGGTGAGTTAGCCGAACTGGATAAGAAGTTAGCCGGAACCATTAAAGAATTAATTGCAGAAACCGATTTTGATGGGAAATTTGGCAATAACGTGATTACCCGTGTGGGAGGCGATTGCCCCGTACGGAAGATTATGTTAGTTGGTTTGGGAGATGCTGACGAGTTTAAATTGGATAGTGTGCGTTTAGCTGGAGGCGCGATCGCGCGGTTGGCAAAATCTCAACGCAGCCAAAATCTTGCGATTAGCCTCCCCATTGTTAATAATAACCCCAGTCTCACCGCGCAAGCGATTACAGAAGGGATTACAATTGCCCTTTATGAAGATCGCCGCTTCAAGTCAGAGGAAGAGTCAACCCCCTTAAAACTCGAAACCGTAGAACTATTAGAATTAGGAGAACAACAAGAAGCCATCACCAAGGCAGAAAAAATTTGCGAAGGGGTTATTCTTGCCAAGCAGTTAGTCGATGCCCCTGCTAATAACGTTGATTCTGTTACCCTTGCCACTTTAGCCCAAGAACTTGCCTCTGAATATGGTTTAGAAATTGAAATTTTAGAAAAAGAAGACTGTGAAAAAATGGGCATGGGGGCATATTTAGGCGTTGCTAAAGCCTCAGATGTTCCCCCGAAGTTTATTCATCTCACCTATAAACCTCAAGGCACACCGCGACGAAAAGTTGCCATTGTTGGGAAAGGAATTACCTTTGATTCAGGAGGATTAAACCTTAAACCCAGTGGCAGTGGCATTGAAACCATGAAAATGGATATGGGCGGCGCTGGGGCAACCTTTGGGGCAGCCAAAGCGATAGCAGAACTTAAACCGGATGTAGAAGTGCATTTTATTAGTGCCGCTACTGAGAATATGATCAGTGGTCATGCGATGCACCCTGGGGATATTCTCACCGCCTCTAACGGCAAAACCATTGAAGTGAATAATACTGATGCTGAAGGACGATTAACCCTTGCTGATGCCCTTGTTTTTGCGGAAAAATTAGGGGTTGATGCAATTGTTGACCTTGCAACCCTCACAGGGGCTTGTGTGATTGCTCTTGGGGATGATATTGGCGGATTATGGAGTAGCGATGATCTCCTTGCCGATCAATTGAAAAATGCTGCCGATCTTGCAGGGGAAAAAATGTGGCAAATGCCTTTAGAAGACAAATATTTCGAGGGTTTAAAGTCGCAGATTGCAGATATGAAAAATGTGGGGCCCCGTCAGGCTGGATCAATTACTGCAGCCCTCTTCTTAAAGCAGTTTGTCAATGAAACCCCGTGGGCGCATCTAGATATTGCAGGGCCTGCTTGGATTGATAAGGAAAGTGGCATTAATAATGCTGGCGCAACTGGTTTCCCTGTTCGTACCTTAGTAAATTGGGTTTGCAATTAAAAAATAAAGAGGTTGGGTGTCGTTGCCCAACCTTATTTGTCCTTTGTCTTTCGTCCTTTGTCCTTTGTAAAGCCATGACACTTGAATATTCAAACAATTTGGTAGCAATCTGAATTCCTTAAAATAGGATTATAGTCGTTCCAATTCAGTTCCGTAGTGCAGCCATCTTGGCTGCTACTAGGGAGCAAGATGCTCCCACTACTTTTAGGTTGCTGTTTTTTATTTGGAATCACTATAATTTAGCATTCCTGAGTTTAAACTTATGACAGCCCAAATTTTAATTGTGGAAGATGAAGCCAAACTCGCCCAGTTTATTGAGTTAGAACTGAAGTACGAGGGGTATGAGGTAACAACCACCTATGATGGCTTTGAAGGGTTAACACAAGCGCGAGAATTAAACCCAGACTTACTTATTCTAGATTGGATGTTACCTGGAATTTCAGGATTAGAAATTTGTCGGCGGTTACGTCAAACTGGAAGCACTGTTCCTGTCATTTTATTAACAGCAAAAGATGAAATCAGTGATCGCGTGGAAGGGTTAGACGCTGGGGCGGATGATTATGTAGTAAAACCTTTTAGTGTTGAAGAGTTATTTGCCCGTGTTCGCGCCCATCTACGCCGTAATCAAGATGAACCGAGTGAGGTTCTACAGTTTGCTGATATTAGGCTCAATACTAGCACAAGAGAAGTTTATCGCAATAATCGCGCGATTGAACTAACAGCAAAAGAATTTGAACTATTACGCTATCTCCTGCTTCATCCCCGTCAAGTGTTAACCCGTGACCAAATTTTAGAACGAGTTTGGGGTTATGATTTTATGGGGGATTCCAATATTATTGAAGTTTATATTCGCTATCTCCGACTAAAATTAGAAGCAGAAGGGGAGTCTCGTTTAATTAAAACTGTGCGTGGGGTAGGCTATGCTTTACGAGATTAATTAAATCTTTTCATCATCAGCGCGATCGCGCTAAATATTTTGCCGTTTATTAATAAGAGGTTGGGTGTCTTTGCCCAACCTTAATATGTCCTTTGTTGTTTGTCCTTCGTCCTTTGTAAACCAATGACTAATGACTAATCCTATGAAAACTCCTCTAACTCTGCTGGATAAAGAGATAAAGTTTCTACGCGATCGCCGCGTCGCACCTTAAAAGTCAGTTTTTGACCCACATTACTATTTTCCACAACACGCTGTAATTGTTCACCACTAGTAATGCGAGTGCCATCAATTTGAGTAATCACATCCCCTCGTCTTAAGCCCGATCGCGCTGCTGGAGTATCTGCTTGAATTTGCATCACTAAAACCCCTTCTATTTCTGGAATCAATAAACCAGCATTAGGATCGCGATTAATTTCCTTTGCCAACTCAGGGGTAAGGCTAATCATGCGAATCCCAATATAGGGGTGAGAAACTTTTTTCCCTTGGGATAACTGGGCATAAATATCTTTGGCTTTATTCACAGGAATGGCAAAACCAATCCCATTCGCATCAGCACGAATGGCGGTATTAATGCCAATCACTTCACCGCGATCATTGAGTAGGGGGCCGCCAGAATTACCCGGATTAATAGCTGCATCGGTTTGTAGGAAGTCTAACCGCTTATCAGGAATCCCTACCTTAGCACTAGGGCGGTTGAGGGTACTGATAATCCCTAATGTTACCGTATTATCTAATCCTAAAGGATTGCCCACCGCGATCGCCCAATCTCCTACTCTTACTTGATCAGAATCTCCTAAGGGTACAGTAGGTAAATCATTGCCTTGCACTTTAATCACTGCTAAATCCGTGATGGGATCAGCCCCAAGCACCCGACCATCAAAGGTACGCCCATCTTTGAGATTTACACTCACCTGATCAGCTTGTTGCACCACATGGGCATTGGTGAGAATCATCCCATCACTATCAATAATAAAGCCTGAACCTTGCCCTCTTAACCGTCTTTCTCGCGGCATATTGGGTAAAAAGTCTTCACCAAAGAAACGGCGGAAAAAGGGATCATCCGCAAAGGGATTAGTTTGAGTAACCGTTCTCTCAGTATCAATACGAACTACCGCACCACCGACTTTTTCTACTGCTTGACTAACAAAGCGATTGGTAATTGTTTGCGGGCTAGGGCTTTGAGCAATGAGATCGCTATTAGTAACGGTTTGTGCTTGCACAGGAGCGGGATAAGAACCACCACCCCCGATAAAAAATCCAAAGCATAACACTAGAAAATAAGCGAAAAATTTACGAACATTCGCTTGCATATGTTTATTGACTCCTCAATTAAAGTATTCTCTCTATTTAGCCTAATTCGTCTTGGAAAAATTGGTTTAATATGCCAGCAATAAAGGAGAGAATTAAAGAACCAAATAGGGCGGGGAAAAAACCACTAACTGTAAACCCAGGGGTTAATGCGCCAACAATCCCAAAGGTAATGGCGTTTAAAACCAACAAAAATAAGCCGAGAGTGAGAATGGTCAACGGAAGGGTAAAAAAGAATAAAATGGGTTTGACAATGGCGTTAACAAACCCTAACACCGCGGCTCCGATAATAGCGGCGACTACGCTATTGATCACGAGACCAGGGACAATCCACGCTGTAATCAGAAGCGCGATCGCGGTTGCAATCCAAGTAATTATAAATTGTGGCATGATGCTTTTCTATCAGTATCGTCCAGTTTAAAGAGTTGGGAGTGAGAAATATCTATTCTCAGCGTAGCAGATTGGGGATTAGGGTTGATTCCTAGCAAGCCTATTGGAGAGGATTAGGTTCATAAAGAGGAAAGAACATTAAGCCTAATCGGGAAAAATTTGCCCTCACTTCAGGGCAGTTAGTTGATATGCCAGCCCATGCCCTAGAGGCAACTACAAATTTAGCTTTCTGGCTCATTTTATCAAACGCAAACGGACAATAGTTACTTTCAAGTAAGGTCTAGACTGAAGAAAATAGGAAAAGTTATGATTGGGGGAGTTAATTCCTTTCCTAGTAACAAAACTGATGAATCGCGAAAAACGTCCTTCCTTAGAACTCCCTGAAGTAATCAAGCAACGTCGTGCTGCCCGTGCTTTTAAAAGTGACCCAATCCCAGAAGACATCTTAGAAAGAATTTTACACTTAGGAATCCAAGCTCCCTCAGGATTTAACTTGCAACCTTGGCGGTTTATCTTAATCAAAAGTGCTGAAAATAAAGCGAAATTAAAAGAGTGTGCTTTTAACCAACGACAAGTAGAAGAAGCCCCTGTGGTATTAATTTGTTGCGGCGATCGCGCTGCTGTTTCTACCGAAAACATTGAAGCAGTAATTCGTCTTGGAGAAGAACATCAATCCATGAATGAGCAGTATGCTAATTATATGCGAAATACCATTCCTGGATTTGTTGAAAATAGCCCTAGTTTTGGCAATCAAGAAGTATGGACAAATCGTCATACCATGCTGGCTGTTGATCACCTTATGTTAGTTGCTAAAAGTTATGGCGTAGATAGTTGCCCAATGGAAGGGTTTGTCACCAGTCAAGTAAAAAGTGCATTTAATATTCCAGACAAAGTTGATGTTTGTTGTCTTTTGCCTTTAGGTTACGCCGCTGAACCTGATAAAAACTATGGAGGGCGATTTGACTTAAGCCAAGTCTGTTACGCTGAAAGCTATGGTAACAAAGCATTTTAGGGCTTATTTGAACGCGATCGCAGCTACAGCGAGACATCCCCAACCAATGAGAAACGCAACACCCCCCAAGGGAGTAATTGCCCCAAGCCATTTAAGACCTGTAAAACTTAACCCATACAAACTCCCTGAGAAAATTATGACTCCTAAAATGAAGGCAAAACCAGTGGCAATTAAGAGTGTCTGTGAAGTTTCAGTCTGACCTAAAAGCAAAGCTACTCCAAACAGGGCTAGAGCATGATACATTTGATATCTGGCTCCTGTTTCAAAAATGTCTATAGCTCTTTCAGTAAGACGTTCTTTTAGGGCATGACTAGCAAAAGCTCCTGCTGCAACTGATGTGCCCGCTAAAATGGCAGCAACTGCTAAAAAAATCCGACTCATAAGTAAGTTTGTGTAATTAATCAATCCTATTCTGTTATAGCAGGACTTAGTGAGCTACTCCCGTTAAATCGAAGATTCTAACGGGAGCTTCCTACCCAATCGGTTGCTTTTCTAATCATAGGAAAAGGGAAGTCTTACACCAAGGCGATAGGCGAACAGCTCGGCTCCCGAGCTTTATAGATAATTGGATGGAAGAGAATCAAAAAATTCTTTTATCTCCTGGCTTGGTTTTCGCCGAAAAAGTTCCCCATCCGCCGGGTAGGTCAGGGAGATTGCTCTCCCCCTCCCCCCTCAGAACCGTGCGTGCGACTTTCACCGCACACGGCTCAAGCAAACTCAGACCCTAATAGGCTGTCTTCGTATTCACCTAGGTTAGACCTCTCGCGCTTACGATTACCCCGCGAGGCATTTATCTTTTAACGCGACATTTAAGGTTTTCCGATTAACCGTTCGAGTTACTGGTTCACCCGTGCTTAAGTCTGCTCCTCTTTCGAGTGGGGCAAATTTTGAACCCCTATCCGTCAGGTTATACCCGTAGGCGTTCCCTTTGCTTTCACAGGTTCTTGCTAGTTACTCCCTTGGTTTTATCGGTCGATTCCGATAAGGGCGCGACAACAATCTGTCAACTATCCCCTTTGAAAGGGTATCCAAGAGAGACCGCTCGAATCAGCAGACGGCTTTTGCTTCTTAAGCTGTCCTATGCCCACTAGGGAATTGTGCCTTCCTTGCGGTTAGCCTACTGGGACGAACCCAGACCCCATTGGGTTTACCACGTTTCGCATTCGAGAGATACGCTCAGGTTAGGTGGTGTCCTGTCCGCCGAGGGTGCTACGGTGTGCTAGCTAACTCAAGTTGGGGGAGTTAACCTTTGTTGTACCAAGTTTCGGGGTACAACCTGACCATCGCCCTTAACGACCAGCTACTTTCTCTCGATTTCACTGCTAACCCCCTGTTTTACTACCTGCTCGGTAATTAGCCTTAGCTTACAGGGACTTGAATAACGACAGCTCATCGGACACTTCACTTTTGTTCACCGTGCTGAACTTCCTCTTTGCACCCGCCCGTTCTAGCAGGTTATACTTGAACAGGTTACATTTGACTCCTTGCTTTCCACCTTACCGTTACCAGTGACGCAGTTAGGAGCGAGGATACCCTTGCACACTTGGGTAGAGACTTTCTGAGGGTCTCACTCTCAAAATGCGACATCGTGTCGCAAGAAACTGATTCAATTATATCATAACTGTTCTCATTCATCTCACCGACAAATCAAAGATTCTGTCGGGAGACTTCTGAGAACGGCTAGTTAAACTTAGGAGATTTTAATTACTTGTAAGTTCTCCCTTAATAAGAATTGATTACTGCTTACAGCTTATAAGAGTTTGGTAGGAAATAAAGCAAGAAAAAAGGAGTTGCCAATGAACTATGTTACAAGCTAAAAGCGAAAGGAAACTGTAATTTCATCTGCTGAGAGAATAGAATGCTTGGTTCGGCATTTTGGTTCGAGGTTTACTCAGATAAGGTAACTTTACTTCTACTGATGATCTAAAGTCGCAAATTGAACAATTTATTTATGGACAAGTCTGGATAATATAATGGTTCAAACTTTTATCCAAAATTGGATGGAGAAATTGATGAGGTTAAATCAGAATCAGTTGCCATTCTCTGAAAGGGGTTTAAGAGCTATGGAAGTTATACAGCAAGGGGTTTAGCTTACTTATCACCTTCTGAGAAATTTTTCCTAAATTCCCCCTAGGGTTGATCAGTCAAAACTAATAAAAGTGAACAATAGAGTCAGGTGTGGTTATGGAGTGCCAATCAAATCAAATGCAAAACCTAGAAACTGAGACCAAAATTAAACAGCCAACTTCGTCTCCCTTAGAATTCCGTAATCAATTTGAAGGGAAAATGACCATGCTGAGTGATGCAGAAACCGTCCAGGAGTATCTTGATGCCCATCAGGGATGGTTTGTGCGCTGTGCCTCTCCCATGACAGTTGAGCCCATTGGAGAAAATAGTTATGCCTTAACCATTGGTCGCTTTGGCGCATTAGGCTTTGAGCTAGAGCCAAAAATCGGTGTAGAATTACTCCCTGAAAACAATGGGATTTATCGCATGGAGACTGTTCCCATAGCGAGAAATGATGATCACTTATACGAAGTTGATTATCAAGCCGAATTACAACTAGCGGAAAACCCAGAAAAAGCTGAACCTAAAAATTGTGACACAATTACAGAGGTAGAATGGACTCTAGACTTAGGCGTTGCGATTTATTTTCCTCAGTTTATCTATCGCTTTCCGAAACCTGTAATACGGAGAACAGGGAATCGAGTTTTAGCCCAAATTGTTCGCCAAGTGTCTCGTCGTCTTACCTATAAAGTACAGCAAGATTTTCATCGTACCTATAATTTACCGTTTCCCTCTTGAAGTTCTCGAAATTATGTCATCATTGAGAAAATCCCCCTAAATTGCATTCAATCTATGTGGCAAGGATTTTCCGAACCATGAGCAAAAACTCTTCTTCCCAACAAGCCCATATTAACCAAGCCCGAGCTAGTTTGAGCCAGGCGTTATCTTGGTATGGGAATATGCGTCGTCATGGTAAGGCGACTCCGAATAGTGAACTTCAAGCTGCGGTTAAACAAGACTTACAAACTCTAAAAGCGGCGTATGATAAGCTCGATGAAACTGTAATTCGCATTGCCACATTTGGCTTAGTCAGTCGCGGTAAATCAGCGGTCATTAATGCCCTAGTGGGGAAAAAAGTTATGACCACTGGCCCCATTCATGGTATCACCCGATGGCCCCAAACCATTCGCTGGAGTCCCCCTAGTGGGAAGGTACAAATTGAATTGATTGATACGCCAGGCTTAGATGAGGTAGAAGGGGAAGAACGGGCGCAAATGGCACAAACCATTGCCCAACAGGCGGATTTAATTCTCTTTGTGGTTGCT
This window of the Euhalothece natronophila Z-M001 genome carries:
- a CDS encoding leucyl aminopeptidase, with product MKVQATDKTTLTWNGDTLAVGLFVGGVTVTGELAELDKKLAGTIKELIAETDFDGKFGNNVITRVGGDCPVRKIMLVGLGDADEFKLDSVRLAGGAIARLAKSQRSQNLAISLPIVNNNPSLTAQAITEGITIALYEDRRFKSEEESTPLKLETVELLELGEQQEAITKAEKICEGVILAKQLVDAPANNVDSVTLATLAQELASEYGLEIEILEKEDCEKMGMGAYLGVAKASDVPPKFIHLTYKPQGTPRRKVAIVGKGITFDSGGLNLKPSGSGIETMKMDMGGAGATFGAAKAIAELKPDVEVHFISAATENMISGHAMHPGDILTASNGKTIEVNNTDAEGRLTLADALVFAEKLGVDAIVDLATLTGACVIALGDDIGGLWSSDDLLADQLKNAADLAGEKMWQMPLEDKYFEGLKSQIADMKNVGPRQAGSITAALFLKQFVNETPWAHLDIAGPAWIDKESGINNAGATGFPVRTLVNWVCN
- a CDS encoding response regulator transcription factor encodes the protein MTAQILIVEDEAKLAQFIELELKYEGYEVTTTYDGFEGLTQARELNPDLLILDWMLPGISGLEICRRLRQTGSTVPVILLTAKDEISDRVEGLDAGADDYVVKPFSVEELFARVRAHLRRNQDEPSEVLQFADIRLNTSTREVYRNNRAIELTAKEFELLRYLLLHPRQVLTRDQILERVWGYDFMGDSNIIEVYIRYLRLKLEAEGESRLIKTVRGVGYALRD
- a CDS encoding HhoA/HhoB/HtrA family serine endopeptidase encodes the protein MQANVRKFFAYFLVLCFGFFIGGGGSYPAPVQAQTVTNSDLIAQSPSPQTITNRFVSQAVEKVGGAVVRIDTERTVTQTNPFADDPFFRRFFGEDFLPNMPRERRLRGQGSGFIIDSDGMILTNAHVVQQADQVSVNLKDGRTFDGRVLGADPITDLAVIKVQGNDLPTVPLGDSDQVRVGDWAIAVGNPLGLDNTVTLGIISTLNRPSAKVGIPDKRLDFLQTDAAINPGNSGGPLLNDRGEVIGINTAIRADANGIGFAIPVNKAKDIYAQLSQGKKVSHPYIGIRMISLTPELAKEINRDPNAGLLIPEIEGVLVMQIQADTPAARSGLRRGDVITQIDGTRITSGEQLQRVVENSNVGQKLTFKVRRGDRVETLSLYPAELEEFS
- a CDS encoding phage holin family protein codes for the protein MPQFIITWIATAIALLITAWIVPGLVINSVVAAIIGAAVLGFVNAIVKPILFFFTLPLTILTLGLFLLVLNAITFGIVGALTPGFTVSGFFPALFGSLILSFIAGILNQFFQDELG
- a CDS encoding nitroreductase family protein translates to MNREKRPSLELPEVIKQRRAARAFKSDPIPEDILERILHLGIQAPSGFNLQPWRFILIKSAENKAKLKECAFNQRQVEEAPVVLICCGDRAAVSTENIEAVIRLGEEHQSMNEQYANYMRNTIPGFVENSPSFGNQEVWTNRHTMLAVDHLMLVAKSYGVDSCPMEGFVTSQVKSAFNIPDKVDVCCLLPLGYAAEPDKNYGGRFDLSQVCYAESYGNKAF
- a CDS encoding DUF423 domain-containing protein, whose amino-acid sequence is MSRIFLAVAAILAGTSVAAGAFASHALKERLTERAIDIFETGARYQMYHALALFGVALLLGQTETSQTLLIATGFAFILGVIIFSGSLYGLSFTGLKWLGAITPLGGVAFLIGWGCLAVAAIAFK
- a CDS encoding DUF1997 domain-containing protein is translated as MQNLETETKIKQPTSSPLEFRNQFEGKMTMLSDAETVQEYLDAHQGWFVRCASPMTVEPIGENSYALTIGRFGALGFELEPKIGVELLPENNGIYRMETVPIARNDDHLYEVDYQAELQLAENPEKAEPKNCDTITEVEWTLDLGVAIYFPQFIYRFPKPVIRRTGNRVLAQIVRQVSRRLTYKVQQDFHRTYNLPFPS